One genomic segment of Blastopirellula marina includes these proteins:
- a CDS encoding sulfatase: MKFACVAPLLLLIFAADLLAQGSVDKLPNILMIVTDDMGYGDMSSQGAKGFSTPNLDKLAGQGTRFTSFYVAQPVCTASRAAFLSGCYPNRLSLQGALNHTSKNGIHPEEYLLPEMLKDLGYATAGMGKWHLGTVMEFWPTRNGFDEWFGTPYSNDNTKYHPVLADEMPPFPLYEGETVIELDPDQSQFTKRITEKAVSFIERNKERPFFLYLPQIMPHVPIFASEQFKGKTEHGLYGDVIEELDWSVGELMRTLDRLKLTDNTIVIFFSDNGPWPSYGEHAGDAGPFREGKLTTFEGGVRVPCIMRWPGHIPAGRVCAEPIMSIDLLPTLTKIVGGQMPMKKIDGLDISDVLIKQDGKTPHEAYFFFGGTGLQAVRSGKWKLHFPHPYITVAGEPGKGGKPSNWGKNPAQSITQSGIEGIASRHGGRVEHIELSLFDLENDPGETKNLASQYPEVVERLSKLAVPVRKDLGDSLTGVEGTGVREAGWVK, translated from the coding sequence ATGAAATTTGCCTGCGTCGCTCCTTTGCTTCTGTTGATCTTTGCCGCGGATCTGCTCGCCCAGGGTTCTGTCGATAAGTTGCCCAATATCCTGATGATCGTGACAGACGACATGGGATACGGCGATATGAGCAGCCAGGGAGCGAAAGGGTTCAGCACGCCTAACCTCGACAAACTGGCGGGGCAGGGGACTCGATTCACGAGCTTCTATGTCGCTCAGCCGGTGTGCACGGCCAGTCGTGCGGCGTTCTTGAGTGGCTGTTATCCGAACCGCTTGAGCTTGCAGGGAGCGCTCAATCACACCAGCAAGAATGGGATTCATCCCGAGGAGTATCTGCTGCCAGAGATGCTGAAAGACCTGGGCTATGCGACGGCCGGCATGGGGAAGTGGCACCTGGGAACCGTGATGGAATTCTGGCCGACACGTAACGGCTTCGACGAGTGGTTCGGTACGCCCTATTCCAACGACAACACGAAGTACCACCCGGTGCTGGCCGACGAGATGCCTCCGTTTCCGCTGTACGAAGGAGAGACGGTTATCGAACTCGATCCCGATCAAAGCCAGTTCACCAAACGCATTACCGAGAAGGCCGTTTCGTTCATCGAACGTAACAAGGAACGCCCCTTCTTTTTGTACCTCCCACAGATCATGCCGCACGTGCCGATCTTTGCTTCCGAGCAGTTTAAGGGCAAAACCGAGCACGGCTTGTACGGGGACGTGATTGAAGAGCTCGATTGGTCGGTGGGGGAACTGATGCGAACGCTCGATCGATTGAAGCTGACCGACAATACGATCGTGATCTTCTTCAGCGATAACGGACCGTGGCCCAGCTATGGGGAACATGCCGGCGACGCAGGCCCATTCCGTGAAGGAAAGCTGACTACCTTTGAAGGAGGCGTGCGTGTGCCGTGCATCATGCGCTGGCCTGGGCACATCCCGGCTGGTCGCGTGTGTGCCGAGCCGATCATGTCGATCGACCTGTTACCCACGCTTACCAAGATCGTCGGGGGCCAGATGCCGATGAAGAAGATCGACGGGCTCGACATTTCTGACGTGCTCATCAAGCAAGATGGCAAGACACCGCACGAGGCGTACTTCTTCTTTGGCGGCACGGGGCTTCAGGCCGTTCGCAGTGGGAAGTGGAAACTGCACTTCCCGCATCCTTACATCACCGTCGCTGGCGAGCCCGGCAAAGGTGGTAAGCCTTCGAACTGGGGCAAGAACCCGGCCCAATCGATCACCCAAAGCGGTATCGAAGGGATCGCCAGTCGTCACGGGGGACGTGTCGAGCACATCGAGCTGAGCCTGTTCGATCTGGAAAACGACCCCGGCGAAACGAAGAACCTGGCCAGCCAGTATCCCGAAGTGGTCGAACGGCTGTCGAAATTGGCCGTGCCGGTTCGCAAAGATCTGGGGGACTCGCTGACCGGTGTCGAAGGCACCGGCGTGCGGGAAGCAGGCTGGGTGAAGTAA
- the gatA gene encoding Asp-tRNA(Asn)/Glu-tRNA(Gln) amidotransferase subunit GatA, whose product MALYEASATQLLSQLESGEVTSVEVTKACLDRIRQHDGAVGAFLKVMDEKALAQAAEVDRKRKAGEELGLLAGVPVAVKDLLCTEGEVTTCASKMLKDFVPPYSSTVIKKLQAADAVIVGKTNMDEFAMGGSTENSALGKTRNPWNTDLVPGGSSGGAAACLAAQMVPLSIGTDTGGSIRQPASFCGVVGLKPTYGRVSRFGLIAFASSLDQIGPMARTAEDTALFLEAMSGHDPQDSTSANVPCPLFSKTVDQPLEGLRIGLVKEHFGEGLDGDVEKAVREAVSVYEKLGAKVVDISLPHNKYGIATYYIIAPSEASSNLARFDGAHYGHRCDEATMLEELQKEKDALVAAGDELGVKRMDTPLIRMYRQSRAEGFGPEVKRRIMLGTYTLSAGYYDAFYLKALKVRRLIREDYDKAFKTVDLIVGPTAPNPAFAAGSKTNDPLAMYLEDLYTVTANLAGIPAMSIPCGFTSGGLPVGLHMQAPALEEDRLLRAAYMFQKETDWHAKTPSL is encoded by the coding sequence ATGGCTTTGTACGAAGCGTCCGCCACCCAGTTGTTGTCTCAGCTTGAATCAGGCGAAGTCACCTCGGTCGAGGTAACCAAGGCCTGTCTCGACCGTATCCGCCAGCACGATGGTGCCGTGGGTGCGTTTCTGAAAGTGATGGACGAGAAGGCGCTGGCCCAAGCTGCCGAAGTTGATCGCAAGCGTAAAGCAGGCGAAGAGTTGGGCCTATTGGCTGGCGTGCCGGTCGCGGTGAAAGACTTGCTGTGTACCGAAGGGGAAGTCACCACATGTGCTTCCAAGATGCTCAAAGACTTCGTCCCGCCGTACAGCAGCACGGTGATCAAGAAGCTGCAAGCCGCCGACGCGGTGATCGTCGGTAAGACCAACATGGACGAGTTCGCCATGGGTGGTTCGACCGAGAACTCGGCCCTTGGCAAGACACGCAATCCTTGGAATACCGACCTCGTCCCTGGAGGTTCGTCGGGTGGTGCGGCGGCGTGCCTGGCCGCCCAGATGGTTCCCCTTTCGATCGGTACCGACACCGGCGGTTCGATCCGCCAGCCAGCTTCGTTCTGTGGTGTCGTCGGCCTGAAGCCAACCTACGGCCGTGTGAGCCGTTTCGGTCTGATCGCATTCGCCAGTAGCCTGGATCAGATCGGCCCGATGGCACGCACGGCGGAAGACACGGCCCTCTTCCTGGAAGCGATGAGCGGCCACGATCCGCAGGATTCGACTTCGGCAAACGTTCCTTGTCCGCTGTTCAGTAAGACGGTCGATCAACCTCTGGAAGGTTTGCGCATTGGCCTGGTGAAAGAGCACTTTGGCGAAGGTCTCGATGGCGACGTCGAAAAGGCGGTTCGCGAAGCGGTCTCGGTTTACGAAAAACTGGGGGCGAAGGTGGTCGACATTTCGCTGCCGCATAACAAGTACGGCATCGCGACCTATTACATCATCGCTCCGAGCGAGGCCTCGAGTAACCTGGCTCGCTTTGACGGTGCCCACTACGGGCATCGTTGCGATGAGGCGACGATGTTGGAGGAGTTGCAGAAGGAAAAGGATGCTTTGGTGGCAGCCGGCGATGAACTGGGCGTGAAGCGGATGGATACGCCACTGATTCGCATGTACCGCCAGAGCCGCGCCGAAGGGTTCGGTCCGGAAGTGAAGCGGCGCATTATGCTGGGTACCTACACGCTTAGCGCGGGGTACTATGATGCGTTCTACCTGAAAGCCTTGAAGGTTCGCCGCTTGATTCGCGAAGACTACGACAAGGCATTCAAGACCGTCGACCTGATCGTGGGGCCGACTGCTCCGAACCCAGCGTTCGCTGCCGGCTCGAAGACCAACGATCCGCTGGCCATGTACCTGGAAGACTTGTACACGGTGACTGCCAACCTGGCCGGCATTCCGGCGATGTCGATTCCCTGCGGGTTCACCAGCGGCGGCCTCCCGGTCGGTCTGCACATGCAGGCCCCGGCCTTGGAAGAAGATCGCCTGTTGCGGGCCGCCTACATGTTCCAGAAGGAAACCGACTGGCACGCCAAGACGCCGAGTTTGTAG
- the rpmB gene encoding 50S ribosomal protein L28, producing the protein MANVCEICGKGHSMGNKVTLRGKAKYLGGVGTKITGITRRKFKPNLQTAKAVMPNGEHKKLRVCTQCIRSGYVKKVVRHRPFKLPSEERGR; encoded by the coding sequence ATGGCCAACGTGTGTGAAATTTGTGGCAAGGGCCACAGCATGGGCAATAAGGTTACCCTCCGTGGTAAGGCGAAGTACCTGGGCGGTGTCGGTACCAAAATCACGGGCATCACTCGCCGTAAGTTCAAGCCGAACTTGCAGACCGCTAAAGCCGTTATGCCCAATGGCGAACACAAGAAGCTGCGTGTTTGCACCCAGTGCATTCGCAGCGGTTACGTGAAGAAGGTTGTGCGTCATCGCCCCTTCAAGCTGCCTTCGGAAGAACGCGGTCGCTAA
- the gatB gene encoding Asp-tRNA(Asn)/Glu-tRNA(Gln) amidotransferase subunit GatB — translation MSDNYDIIIGLEVHVQLATKTKLFCRCSTKFGASPNTQTCPVCLGMPGSLPVMNREAFALGLKTACALNLNVPRFTKWDRKNYYYPDLPKGYQISQFDLPMSEDGYLWISDPKEQFEAKKVGIIRAHLEEDAGKSMHDEAAGKADTRIDLNRTGTPLLEIVSQPDMRSPLEAKAYLNELKLILTYLGVSDCNMQEGSLRVDANVNLHIKSDDPHKIATPIVEIKNMNSFRAVERALAYEAIRQYDEWQETGKTIKDAPKTTRGWDDQAQVTRPQREKEDSSDYRYFPDPDLAPVITTEEEVEAVQQALCELPMAIRERLHDGYGIPAYDADVIVNQGIVAVTYFEDLALKTGDAKMSSNWVQQDVLRVLKERDLEFDQFPITVERLSGLLKAIMNKEIDTTRAKDVFTQMLDSEKDAPAIMQEMGIEKVDDSELDNLVKEILLANPKAVEDLKNGVQKAVGALIGQAKKKNPNIDPGTFREKCLELVKDM, via the coding sequence ATGAGCGACAATTACGACATCATTATCGGGCTGGAAGTTCACGTGCAGTTGGCGACCAAGACCAAGCTGTTTTGTCGCTGCAGTACGAAGTTCGGGGCTTCGCCCAATACGCAGACGTGTCCTGTTTGTCTGGGGATGCCAGGCTCGTTGCCGGTCATGAATCGCGAGGCATTCGCGCTAGGGCTGAAGACGGCCTGTGCGTTGAATCTGAATGTTCCTCGTTTCACCAAGTGGGACCGCAAGAACTACTACTACCCCGACCTCCCTAAGGGATATCAGATCAGCCAGTTTGATCTGCCGATGTCGGAAGATGGCTACCTGTGGATCAGCGATCCGAAAGAACAGTTCGAGGCCAAGAAGGTCGGTATCATCCGGGCTCACTTGGAAGAAGACGCCGGTAAGTCGATGCACGACGAGGCCGCCGGTAAGGCTGATACACGCATCGACTTGAATCGCACCGGGACGCCGCTGTTGGAAATCGTGAGCCAGCCGGACATGCGTTCGCCGCTGGAAGCGAAGGCCTACCTGAACGAGCTGAAGTTGATTTTGACCTATCTTGGCGTTTCCGACTGCAACATGCAGGAAGGCAGCCTCCGCGTCGATGCCAACGTCAACCTGCACATCAAGTCGGACGACCCCCACAAGATCGCGACGCCGATTGTCGAAATCAAGAACATGAACAGCTTCCGCGCCGTCGAGCGGGCCCTCGCTTACGAGGCGATTCGCCAGTACGACGAGTGGCAGGAAACGGGCAAGACGATCAAAGACGCCCCAAAGACGACGCGCGGTTGGGACGATCAGGCCCAGGTCACGCGGCCGCAGCGCGAGAAGGAAGATTCGAGCGACTATCGCTACTTCCCAGATCCCGACCTGGCCCCGGTGATCACCACCGAAGAAGAAGTGGAAGCCGTACAGCAAGCTCTATGTGAACTGCCGATGGCCATTCGCGAACGTCTGCACGATGGGTACGGTATACCCGCCTACGATGCCGACGTGATCGTCAACCAAGGCATCGTTGCCGTGACGTACTTCGAGGACCTGGCCCTCAAGACAGGCGACGCGAAGATGTCCAGTAACTGGGTCCAGCAGGATGTGCTGCGTGTGCTGAAGGAACGCGATCTGGAATTCGATCAATTCCCGATCACGGTCGAGCGGCTGTCGGGCCTTCTCAAAGCGATCATGAACAAAGAGATCGACACAACGCGGGCCAAGGATGTCTTCACGCAGATGCTCGACAGCGAGAAAGACGCCCCAGCGATCATGCAGGAAATGGGGATCGAGAAGGTCGATGACTCGGAACTCGACAACCTGGTCAAAGAGATCCTGCTGGCCAATCCCAAGGCGGTCGAAGACCTGAAAAACGGCGTGCAAAAGGCCGTGGGTGCGCTGATCGGTCAAGCCAAGAAGAAGAACCCCAACATCGACCCCGGTACCTTCCGCGAGAAGTGCTTGGAGTTGGTGAAGGATATGTAG
- a CDS encoding TraR/DksA family transcriptional regulator: MGSTRNSKGAYSKSEAEPYHEKLKLLRARMVGDTNYLADSALKRTRSEAAGDLSKMPIHMADIGSDNYEQEFSLNLLAAEQVTLAEIDSALARIESGEYGACVECGQRIKKSRLNAIPFTHYCIDCASERDQESRG, encoded by the coding sequence ATGGGAAGTACACGCAATAGTAAAGGAGCTTACTCCAAGAGTGAGGCCGAACCTTACCACGAGAAGCTGAAGCTATTGCGCGCCAGAATGGTCGGCGATACGAACTATCTCGCGGATTCTGCGCTGAAGCGGACGCGAAGTGAAGCTGCCGGCGATCTGTCGAAAATGCCCATTCATATGGCCGACATCGGGTCGGATAATTACGAGCAGGAATTCTCTCTGAATCTTCTCGCAGCCGAGCAGGTGACGTTGGCCGAGATCGATTCTGCCCTGGCCAGAATTGAATCAGGCGAGTATGGTGCTTGCGTCGAGTGTGGACAACGCATCAAAAAGTCGCGACTCAATGCCATCCCCTTCACCCACTACTGTATCGACTGTGCCAGCGAGCGAGACCAAGAAAGCCGCGGATAG
- a CDS encoding RrF2 family transcriptional regulator, translating to MKLSRTVAYALQATMQLAVSDSDTPVPCSQIASKGDMPERFLLQVLRSLVNHGVLRSTRGVDGGYMLIRSPDEISLLDVIEAIEGPLDSKLPLPAAPGDFTQQNLQKALQEVTATARQQLDSIKISQLILEPSQGEDDEDMDVPLSPTRSEALSGSVSQAAT from the coding sequence ATGAAACTTTCGCGAACCGTCGCCTATGCTTTGCAAGCGACCATGCAGTTAGCCGTGTCTGATTCAGACACACCAGTACCATGCAGTCAAATTGCGTCTAAAGGGGACATGCCAGAGCGTTTTTTGCTGCAAGTCCTGCGTAGTTTGGTGAATCACGGAGTGCTGCGTAGCACCCGCGGTGTTGACGGGGGATACATGTTGATTCGATCTCCCGACGAAATCTCGTTGCTTGACGTCATCGAGGCGATTGAAGGTCCTTTGGACTCGAAGTTGCCCCTGCCGGCCGCTCCGGGGGACTTCACGCAACAGAACCTGCAAAAGGCTTTGCAGGAGGTCACCGCGACCGCGCGTCAGCAGTTGGATTCGATCAAGATTTCGCAATTGATCCTAGAGCCGTCGCAGGGAGAGGATGACGAAGACATGGATGTGCCACTGTCGCCCACACGCAGCGAAGCGCTCAGTGGTAGCGTTTCACAGGCAGCGACGTGA
- the dapB gene encoding 4-hydroxy-tetrahydrodipicolinate reductase: MATRIAINGAAGRMGQRLVALGSADKDLDIVACFEYSGHPKFGQDAGTVAGIGEIDVTLAEETAAEYAAIIDFSVPAGAHAAVERAVNAKAALVMATTGLEEEHQAKIREAAQVIPVVWAPSMSTTVNLTMKLCEIAAEALKDIPGGADVEVLERHHRFKEDSPSGTALRFGELIANKMGITNFVHGREGRPGARPHNEIAYHAIRTGDNPGEHTIIFGLLGETIEMTVRASNRDCYATGALQAAKFAAGKKPGLYNMNDVLGL, translated from the coding sequence ATGGCCACTCGAATCGCCATCAACGGAGCCGCAGGTCGCATGGGGCAACGCCTGGTTGCCTTGGGTAGTGCAGACAAGGACCTCGATATCGTGGCCTGCTTTGAATACAGCGGCCATCCGAAGTTCGGCCAAGACGCCGGCACCGTCGCTGGCATCGGCGAGATCGACGTTACTCTAGCCGAGGAAACTGCGGCCGAGTACGCCGCGATCATCGACTTCTCCGTTCCAGCCGGCGCGCATGCCGCGGTCGAGCGAGCCGTGAATGCCAAGGCCGCGCTGGTCATGGCCACTACCGGCCTGGAAGAAGAACACCAGGCCAAGATCCGCGAAGCCGCCCAGGTCATCCCCGTCGTCTGGGCACCCAGCATGAGCACCACGGTCAACCTGACCATGAAGCTATGCGAGATCGCCGCCGAAGCATTGAAGGACATCCCTGGCGGGGCCGACGTCGAAGTCCTCGAGCGTCACCATCGCTTCAAGGAAGACAGCCCCAGCGGTACGGCACTTCGGTTTGGGGAACTGATCGCCAATAAGATGGGCATTACCAACTTCGTGCATGGCCGCGAAGGGCGTCCCGGGGCCCGGCCCCACAACGAAATCGCCTACCACGCAATCCGCACCGGCGACAACCCAGGCGAACACACCATCATCTTCGGCCTGCTCGGCGAAACGATCGAAATGACCGTCCGAGCCAGCAACCGCGACTGCTACGCCACCGGAGCGCTGCAAGCCGCCAAGTTCGCCGCCGGCAAAAAGCCAGGGCTGTACAACATGAACGACGTTCTGGGGCTGTAA
- a CDS encoding DUF1080 domain-containing protein: MNRLFHRAIVLSLVLAGASFIASTNAAEAQPPEGFTPIFNGKDLTGWHGLNPHASAKLTGEAKEENHKKQRAEFADHWTVENGELVNDGHGPYATTDKDYGDIELLIDYKTVPKADSGIYLRGTPQVQIWDITTPFNPKQPDIKRHLGSGSLWNNAVGAPGRDPLVLADRPFGEWNEVRVRQIGDVTWVWLNDKLVVDGAVMENYWDRSKPLPATGPIMLQTHGGEIRWRNIFIREISEEEGKKILAEAKK, translated from the coding sequence ATGAATCGTCTCTTTCACCGCGCGATCGTACTGAGCCTGGTCTTGGCTGGTGCGTCGTTTATCGCTTCCACCAATGCCGCGGAAGCTCAGCCTCCTGAAGGTTTCACGCCGATATTCAATGGCAAAGACCTGACCGGCTGGCACGGCCTGAATCCGCATGCTTCCGCCAAGCTGACCGGCGAAGCGAAAGAAGAGAACCACAAGAAGCAGCGGGCCGAGTTCGCCGATCACTGGACCGTCGAAAATGGCGAGCTCGTCAACGACGGCCACGGCCCGTACGCCACCACCGACAAAGACTACGGCGACATCGAACTGCTGATCGATTACAAAACGGTTCCCAAGGCCGACAGCGGGATCTACCTGCGTGGTACGCCTCAGGTGCAGATCTGGGACATCACCACTCCCTTCAATCCCAAGCAGCCTGACATCAAGCGTCACCTCGGTTCCGGCAGCTTGTGGAACAACGCCGTCGGTGCCCCCGGCCGCGATCCCCTGGTGCTGGCCGATCGCCCGTTCGGTGAATGGAACGAAGTGCGTGTTCGCCAGATCGGCGACGTGACCTGGGTTTGGCTGAACGACAAACTGGTTGTCGACGGTGCCGTGATGGAAAACTACTGGGATCGCAGCAAGCCGCTGCCGGCCACTGGCCCAATCATGCTGCAAACCCACGGCGGCGAGATCCGCTGGCGAAACATCTTCATTCGCGAGATCAGCGAAGAAGAAGGCAAAAAGATCCTGGCCGAAGCGAAGAAGTAA
- the thrC gene encoding threonine synthase: MTTTPAAFQRCISPECGQTYDLSQVLVACPECGDLLDIAYDWDRCAPPKTWKDIEANWARRTNPLNFSGVWRFRSLFPYATDEQIVTLGEGQTLLQQTDHVGKFVGLDPGKLHLQYEGMNPSGSFKDNGMTAAFTHARMVGAKRAACASTGNTSASLAMYCSVTRLMKAVIFIGSGKISYGKLSQALDYGALTLQIAGDFDDAMARVKEVSKDMGIYLVNSVNPFRLEGQKSVMFRVLEALQWEPPDWIVVPGGNLGNSSAFGKAFAELKELGLISRIPRLAVINASGADTLDQLYNNHNVRWNDGHYPREIIGDYYKKMDEEQRKASTLASAIEINRPVNLHKCLRALNDCDGVVRQVSDQEIMDAKSQVGAGGMGCEPASAASVAGAKILREQGIIAPSDRVVCILTGHLLKDPTATVAYHTTDQENFNKVLGSRGVKRATFANRAVAVKNDMDDIVQAIQLYG; the protein is encoded by the coding sequence GTGACCACGACTCCTGCTGCCTTTCAGCGCTGCATCTCGCCCGAGTGCGGCCAGACCTATGATTTGTCCCAAGTTCTCGTTGCCTGCCCCGAGTGCGGTGATCTGCTGGATATCGCCTACGACTGGGACCGCTGCGCACCACCCAAGACGTGGAAAGACATCGAAGCCAATTGGGCCCGGCGCACCAACCCGCTCAACTTCAGCGGCGTCTGGCGTTTCCGCTCGCTATTTCCTTACGCCACTGACGAGCAGATCGTCACCCTGGGCGAAGGGCAAACGCTGCTGCAGCAGACCGACCATGTCGGCAAGTTCGTCGGGCTCGATCCCGGCAAGCTGCACCTGCAGTACGAAGGGATGAACCCCAGCGGCAGCTTCAAAGACAACGGTATGACCGCCGCGTTCACGCATGCCCGCATGGTGGGTGCCAAGCGTGCCGCGTGTGCTTCGACGGGCAACACCAGTGCCTCGCTGGCCATGTACTGTAGCGTCACCCGGCTGATGAAGGCCGTCATCTTCATCGGCAGCGGTAAGATTTCGTACGGCAAGCTTTCCCAGGCCCTCGACTACGGCGCGCTAACGCTGCAGATCGCCGGCGACTTCGACGACGCGATGGCCCGCGTTAAGGAAGTCAGCAAAGACATGGGCATTTACCTGGTCAACAGCGTGAACCCCTTCCGCCTGGAAGGGCAGAAGTCGGTCATGTTCCGCGTGCTGGAAGCTTTGCAGTGGGAACCGCCAGATTGGATCGTCGTTCCCGGCGGTAACCTCGGTAACAGCAGCGCCTTCGGTAAGGCGTTCGCCGAACTGAAAGAGTTGGGCCTGATCAGCCGCATCCCGCGCCTGGCCGTGATCAACGCTAGCGGGGCCGATACGCTCGATCAACTCTACAACAACCACAACGTTCGCTGGAACGATGGCCACTACCCGCGCGAGATCATCGGCGACTACTATAAGAAGATGGACGAAGAACAGCGCAAAGCATCGACGCTGGCCAGTGCCATCGAGATCAATCGCCCGGTCAACTTGCACAAGTGCCTGCGAGCTTTGAACGACTGCGACGGCGTCGTGCGTCAGGTTTCCGATCAAGAGATCATGGACGCCAAAAGCCAGGTCGGTGCCGGCGGTATGGGCTGCGAACCGGCTAGTGCCGCCAGCGTGGCCGGTGCGAAGATCCTGCGCGAGCAAGGGATCATCGCCCCCAGCGACCGCGTCGTCTGCATCCTGACCGGCCACCTGTTGAAAGACCCTACCGCGACGGTCGCCTACCACACGACCGACCAGGAAAACTTCAACAAGGTCCTCGGCAGCCGCGGCGTCAAACGAGCCACCTTCGCCAACCGAGCCGTCGCCGTGAAGAACGACATGGACGACATCGTCCAGGCCATTCAACTGTACGGCTAA
- the lspA gene encoding signal peptidase II: MPSPSPTTVSTVPASETKKAADSLGAVPVSRYVLFFTLAVVGCGIDLWSKYAVFAWLGMPGQNRYHWFIEPYVGFQTSLNEGALFGLGQGYTSVFAVFSVVAALGILYWLFIAKAAHDAILTTALGLITGGIFGNLYDRLGIWGQPAVRDFILFRYNDQYVWPNFNIADALLVCGAILMLWHSVFASTASKSEEVSGDPS, from the coding sequence ATGCCATCCCCTTCACCCACTACTGTATCGACTGTGCCAGCGAGCGAGACCAAGAAAGCCGCGGATAGCCTGGGTGCTGTTCCCGTCAGCCGTTACGTACTTTTCTTTACGCTAGCTGTCGTGGGATGCGGTATCGATCTTTGGAGCAAGTACGCCGTGTTTGCCTGGCTGGGTATGCCGGGGCAGAACCGTTACCACTGGTTCATTGAGCCGTACGTTGGCTTTCAAACTTCGCTCAACGAAGGGGCGCTCTTTGGACTAGGCCAGGGATATACCTCGGTATTTGCGGTGTTTTCCGTAGTGGCCGCGCTGGGTATTTTGTACTGGCTGTTCATTGCTAAAGCAGCGCACGATGCGATTCTGACCACCGCGCTGGGGCTGATTACCGGCGGCATCTTCGGCAACCTGTACGATCGTCTGGGGATTTGGGGACAGCCGGCGGTGCGTGACTTTATTCTCTTTCGTTACAACGATCAGTACGTCTGGCCGAACTTCAATATCGCGGACGCCTTGTTGGTGTGTGGCGCGATTCTGATGCTTTGGCACTCTGTGTTCGCTAGTACTGCCTCCAAAAGCGAGGAAGTCTCTGGCGATCCTTCTTAA
- the gatC gene encoding Asp-tRNA(Asn)/Glu-tRNA(Gln) amidotransferase subunit GatC — protein sequence MSSLTREEVEKVSLLARLRLSEEELSTMTEQMSQIVSYVELLEEVNTDDVEPMAHAVEQHNVFAEDAVHESLPRDAALANAPKRDDECFRVPAVLGD from the coding sequence ATGTCCTCGCTGACCCGAGAAGAAGTCGAAAAGGTTTCGCTGCTGGCGCGTTTGAGATTGTCGGAGGAAGAGCTTTCGACGATGACCGAGCAGATGAGCCAGATCGTCAGCTACGTCGAGCTTCTCGAAGAAGTCAACACCGACGACGTCGAGCCGATGGCTCACGCGGTCGAGCAGCACAACGTATTTGCTGAAGACGCCGTGCACGAGTCGCTGCCACGCGATGCGGCACTGGCCAATGCCCCCAAGCGGGACGACGAATGCTTCCGCGTTCCGGCCGTTTTGGGCGACTAG
- the hisN gene encoding histidinol-phosphatase has product MSMNNSHSDLEKRLETARRLARLAGKSTLEHFQRADLSFEKKEDASPVTVADQNAEKIIRKGLKDEFPDDGIIGEEFGSEDGTTGYNWIVDPIDGTKAFIAGVPLFGTMIGVEKDGKSRLGVVYIPGLDEMISAAEGQGAWYERPHHDPIRAQVNKTPKLADGVMVTSQVSTFNKRNATQGFLELEARSFVTRTWGDCYGYMLVATGRAVCMIDPMMSIWDAAALQPIMEESGGTFTSWTGESTIYSGDGIGTNGLVLEEILEVCRNYPMPK; this is encoded by the coding sequence ATGTCCATGAACAACTCACATAGCGATCTCGAAAAGCGTTTGGAAACAGCACGCCGTCTGGCTCGTCTTGCCGGGAAAAGCACGTTGGAGCACTTCCAACGTGCTGATCTCTCCTTCGAAAAGAAGGAAGATGCTTCGCCCGTTACCGTGGCGGACCAAAATGCGGAAAAGATTATCCGCAAAGGGCTTAAGGACGAATTCCCCGACGATGGCATCATCGGGGAAGAGTTTGGTAGTGAAGACGGCACCACCGGCTACAACTGGATCGTCGATCCGATCGACGGGACCAAAGCATTCATCGCTGGGGTTCCTCTGTTCGGCACCATGATTGGGGTCGAAAAGGACGGAAAGTCTCGCCTGGGGGTGGTTTACATTCCAGGGCTAGACGAGATGATCTCGGCCGCTGAAGGCCAGGGAGCGTGGTACGAACGTCCCCATCACGACCCAATTCGGGCTCAGGTGAACAAGACGCCTAAGCTTGCCGACGGGGTGATGGTGACCAGCCAGGTGAGCACGTTCAACAAGCGTAACGCCACGCAGGGCTTTCTTGAGCTTGAAGCAAGGTCTTTTGTCACCAGGACTTGGGGTGATTGCTACGGCTATATGCTGGTAGCCACGGGGCGCGCGGTCTGCATGATCGACCCGATGATGAGCATCTGGGACGCGGCCGCACTTCAGCCGATCATGGAAGAGTCTGGCGGGACGTTCACCAGCTGGACCGGTGAATCGACCATTTACAGCGGCGACGGAATTGGAACCAACGGGCTGGTGCTCGAGGAAATCCTGGAAGTTTGCCGCAACTATCCGATGCCTAAGTAG